A window of the Gammaproteobacteria bacterium genome harbors these coding sequences:
- a CDS encoding protein phosphatase 2C domain-containing protein, whose protein sequence is MSVLEERVQLFLGATERAEVDRELPQGLVALRSIRSPEKDTPNEDAAAIIALSDDALVLAVADGVGGTPAGREASNLTVSTLSSVLGRRADESASLRPAILDAIEQANRSVIDLARGAATTLVVAEIVARRLRSYHVGDSELIAVGQRGRVKRRVVPHSPTGFAVEAGLMDEDEAVQHEQRHVLFNVIGAEDMRVEIGGSVKLAPRDTVLLASDGLLDNLFADEIVDIIRIGPIAAAADRLVEKALRRMKTNGSGQPSKPDDLTIILFRPYVPKAQVMKPLPRPPEDAVPPSA, encoded by the coding sequence ATGAGCGTGCTCGAAGAGCGCGTCCAGCTGTTCCTGGGCGCGACCGAGCGGGCGGAGGTCGATCGCGAGCTTCCGCAGGGCCTCGTCGCGCTCCGCAGCATCCGCTCGCCGGAGAAGGACACGCCGAACGAGGACGCAGCCGCGATCATTGCGTTGTCCGACGATGCGCTCGTGCTCGCGGTCGCGGACGGCGTCGGCGGCACGCCGGCCGGCAGGGAAGCCTCGAACTTGACCGTATCGACGCTCTCGAGCGTGCTCGGCCGCCGCGCCGACGAGTCCGCGAGCCTGCGTCCTGCGATTCTCGATGCGATCGAGCAGGCCAACCGCTCGGTGATCGATCTCGCGCGCGGCGCCGCGACCACGCTCGTCGTCGCCGAGATCGTCGCCCGCCGGTTGCGCAGCTATCACGTCGGGGACTCGGAGCTGATTGCCGTCGGCCAGCGCGGGCGCGTGAAGCGCCGCGTCGTGCCGCACTCGCCGACCGGCTTCGCCGTGGAGGCCGGCTTGATGGACGAGGACGAAGCCGTGCAGCACGAGCAGCGGCACGTGCTCTTCAACGTGATCGGCGCCGAGGACATGCGCGTCGAGATCGGCGGCTCGGTGAAGCTCGCGCCCCGCGATACCGTGCTGCTCGCGAGCGACGGCTTGCTCGACAACCTCTTCGCCGACGAGATCGTCGACATCATCCGCATCGGGCCGATCGCCGCGGCCGCCGACCGGCTGGTGGAGAAGGCGTTGAGGAGGATGAAGACGAACGGCTCGGGTCAGCCGAGCAAGCCGGATGACCTCACGATCATCCTGTTCCGGCCTTACGTTCCGAAGGCCCAAGTCATGAAGCCGCTGCCGCGTCCGCCCGAGGACGCGGTTCCCCCCTCGGCCTAG
- a CDS encoding serine/threonine-protein kinase has protein sequence MQGVLKARQKLGKYRIERRISNGPVAAVYQALDTIQDMRVALKVPHENGMSDYFLVDFKREARLAPKLEHPNIMPIRDASYIDGHFVISMPLGELSLADRMRRRISTDTALHLIEQALAAVAHAHRCSVIHCDIKPDNFILFPDNQLKLTDFGYSKVAQHTLKASGSGTVGYIAPEQAVGRPMFQSDVFSLGLVIYELLSGHLVEWPYDWPPEGIKRVRAKLKPKLVDWLRRALEVRPEDRYKNAVVMYSEFKRLRNGALKKKRTSRKHNDTCDPALWQKVLFQQFQRKYRKALDTRHECRYCSGPVSEPMLACPWCGADKPLDKFVTSYPATCPRCHRGSKLDWHYCPWCYGVGFEVETNRRFSDRRYSHHCENPSCRGPLMPFMRYCPWCRSKVKRAWMLPGSRTRCPSCQWGVDTDFWHHCPWCTKALAR, from the coding sequence ATGCAGGGCGTGCTGAAAGCGCGACAGAAACTCGGCAAGTATCGTATCGAGCGGCGCATCTCGAACGGTCCGGTCGCGGCCGTTTATCAAGCGCTCGATACGATTCAAGACATGCGCGTGGCGCTGAAGGTGCCGCACGAGAACGGCATGAGTGACTACTTCCTCGTCGATTTCAAGCGCGAGGCGCGGCTCGCGCCGAAGCTCGAGCATCCGAACATCATGCCGATTCGGGACGCGTCGTACATCGACGGGCATTTCGTGATCTCGATGCCGCTCGGCGAGCTCTCGCTGGCCGATCGCATGCGTCGGCGCATCTCCACCGACACGGCCCTGCACCTGATCGAGCAGGCGCTCGCGGCCGTGGCCCACGCCCACCGCTGCAGCGTCATACATTGTGACATCAAGCCGGATAACTTCATTCTGTTTCCGGATAATCAGCTGAAGCTCACGGATTTCGGATACTCGAAGGTGGCGCAGCACACGTTGAAGGCGTCGGGATCGGGCACCGTCGGCTACATTGCTCCCGAGCAGGCGGTGGGGCGGCCGATGTTCCAGTCCGACGTCTTCTCGCTCGGCCTCGTGATCTACGAGCTGCTTTCCGGGCATCTGGTCGAGTGGCCGTACGACTGGCCGCCGGAGGGCATCAAGCGCGTGCGCGCGAAGCTGAAGCCGAAGCTCGTCGACTGGCTGCGGCGCGCGCTCGAAGTGCGTCCGGAGGACCGCTACAAGAACGCCGTGGTCATGTACTCCGAGTTCAAGCGGCTGCGTAACGGCGCGCTGAAGAAGAAGCGCACCTCGCGCAAGCACAACGACACTTGCGACCCGGCGCTTTGGCAGAAAGTGCTGTTCCAGCAGTTCCAGCGGAAGTACCGCAAGGCGCTCGACACGCGCCACGAGTGCCGCTACTGCTCGGGGCCCGTCTCCGAGCCGATGCTCGCATGCCCCTGGTGCGGCGCCGACAAGCCGCTCGACAAGTTCGTCACGTCGTACCCGGCCACTTGCCCGCGCTGTCACCGCGGCTCGAAGCTCGATTGGCACTACTGCCCGTGGTGCTACGGCGTCGGGTTCGAGGTCGAGACCAACCGCAGATTCTCCGACCGCCGCTACTCGCATCACTGCGAGAACCCGAGCTGCCGCGGGCCGCTGATGCCGTTCATGCGCTACTGCCCGTGGTGCCGCAGCAAGGTGAAGCGCGCATGGATGCTCCCCGGAAGCCGGACGCGTTGCCCGTCCTGCCAATGGGGCGTCGACACGGACTTCTGGCACCATTGCCCGTGGTGCACGAAAGCGCTCGCCCGATGA
- a CDS encoding MerR family transcriptional regulator encodes MAELTIGELAKLAGVSRSMLRYYEEQGLLRPAARTAAGYRLYSPSAAQTLLFIQRAQRLGFSLADIQVLLDRLERGALLDETVVQLAEERYLAIERQLTELLVLRHEMGAFLSDLNARVRTGDGAARDLYDRLIRRVCGHEPGATPPQESLARLLDRTGCALASIERDELLAVLQGRHIHVWRDDDGYKVLVPGHEPALEAALAAVARVEADCHAHRTPRLERTDEGFLFIADGDKAFLFAQFFLDLESGQRAPATPSA; translated from the coding sequence ATGGCCGAGTTGACGATCGGGGAGTTGGCCAAGCTGGCCGGCGTCTCGCGCTCGATGCTCCGGTACTACGAGGAGCAAGGGCTGCTTCGGCCCGCGGCGCGAACGGCCGCCGGCTATCGCCTGTACTCGCCGTCGGCGGCGCAGACGCTGCTCTTCATCCAGCGCGCCCAGCGCCTGGGGTTCTCGCTGGCCGACATCCAGGTGCTCCTCGACCGGCTCGAGCGCGGGGCGCTGCTCGACGAGACGGTCGTCCAGCTCGCCGAGGAGCGTTACCTCGCGATCGAGCGCCAGCTGACCGAGCTCCTCGTGCTGCGGCACGAGATGGGGGCCTTCCTGTCCGACCTCAACGCGCGCGTGCGAACCGGCGACGGCGCCGCCCGGGATCTGTACGACCGGCTGATCCGGCGCGTCTGCGGCCACGAGCCCGGCGCGACGCCGCCGCAGGAGAGTCTCGCCCGGCTGCTCGATCGCACCGGCTGCGCGCTTGCGAGCATCGAGCGCGACGAGCTGCTCGCGGTCCTTCAGGGGCGCCACATTCACGTGTGGCGAGACGACGACGGCTACAAGGTGCTGGTTCCGGGGCACGAGCCTGCGCTCGAAGCCGCGCTGGCCGCGGTCGCCCGAGTCGAAGCCGATTGCCACGCGCACCGGACGCCGCGTCTCGAGCGCACCGACGAGGGATTCCTGTTCATCGCCGACGGCGACAAGGCCTTCCTGTTCGCGCAGTTCTTCCTCGATCTCGAGTCCGGCCAGCGCGCTCCTGCGACGCCTTCGGCTTGA
- a CDS encoding DUF1820 family protein translates to MSSSKPIYKVIFVNQGKIYEIYARQVSHGGLFGFIEVEKLVFGTRSTVVVDPSEERIRSEFEGVKRTYLPLHSVLRIDEVDKQGTSKITNVEGGNVAQFPLAMYSPPGTGGKSGPRES, encoded by the coding sequence ATGTCGTCGTCGAAGCCGATCTACAAAGTCATCTTCGTGAATCAAGGCAAGATTTACGAGATCTACGCTCGGCAGGTCAGCCATGGAGGCCTGTTCGGGTTCATCGAGGTCGAGAAGCTGGTCTTCGGTACCCGCTCCACGGTGGTCGTCGACCCGTCGGAGGAGCGGATCCGGAGCGAGTTCGAGGGCGTCAAGCGCACCTACCTGCCGCTCCACTCCGTCCTTCGAATCGACGAGGTGGACAAGCAGGGCACGAGCAAGATCACGAACGTCGAGGGAGGGAACGTGGCGCAGTTTCCGCTCGCGATGTACTCCCCGCCCGGCACCGGCGGCAAAAGCGGTCCGCGCGAGTCTTGA
- the tagH gene encoding type VI secretion system-associated FHA domain protein TagH, with translation MALRLRVVGRNAQKLGPRSVKEFGRKGGTIGRSLDCDWVLPDGQRYVSSRHASIDFRSGSYYIVDTSTNGVYVNGADQPVGRGKPQRLFNGDRIRLGEYEIRVEVEDESEPLDERHIDPVDLAQRVEAPEPVGEDLVDAYEITGVGMEMFLSDEEIESLTPPSRNAGFELELEPSEGDDMTRTRPHIQRKAPRPAAPASAPAKAGAASAAEPADTVRASVKRAEATASGSATSATGLHRVPPRAAAKTIDPGQSAKIAMPRPRSAAAGEAGRPARRPAAVAPNGPAAPAAPARMSTAATARTRSAPAASARPAAPQQPPTATFTGRIPARITNGSGASSGPSSAPLSPRPATASSRSAPPRPAAAGKPGAAVASVDAARAVKTLEPFFVGAGLEPLPVDAQQADAILRRAGRLLREMVVGIAESLEVRAEQKRMLKLPTTPTEPQDDNPLKFSEGVEEMLLNLLLLDSDEYVAPVDAIRNVFADEKRHQQRLLKALHESLEVFVARLAPEELEQKFVRGKPGRLMSAANKLKYWDFYKDLYDVVMHHPPGELPAQFVDDFAHAYEQTIESPPGPEHGAAPKAQAS, from the coding sequence ATGGCCCTCCGTCTCAGGGTCGTCGGCCGCAACGCCCAGAAGCTCGGTCCGCGCAGCGTCAAGGAATTCGGCCGTAAAGGCGGCACTATCGGGCGCTCGCTCGACTGCGACTGGGTGCTGCCGGACGGGCAGCGCTACGTGTCGAGCCGCCATGCGAGCATCGACTTCCGCTCGGGCAGCTACTACATCGTCGACACGTCGACGAACGGCGTGTACGTGAACGGCGCCGATCAACCCGTCGGTCGCGGCAAGCCGCAGCGCCTCTTCAACGGCGACCGCATCAGGCTCGGGGAATACGAGATCCGCGTCGAGGTCGAGGACGAGTCGGAGCCGCTCGACGAGAGGCACATCGATCCCGTCGATCTCGCGCAACGCGTAGAAGCCCCGGAGCCGGTCGGCGAAGACCTCGTGGATGCATACGAGATCACCGGCGTCGGCATGGAGATGTTTCTGTCCGACGAGGAGATCGAGTCGCTGACGCCGCCTTCGCGGAATGCGGGCTTCGAGCTCGAGCTCGAGCCGAGCGAGGGCGACGACATGACGCGAACGAGGCCGCACATCCAGCGGAAGGCACCTCGCCCGGCCGCACCCGCCTCCGCGCCGGCCAAGGCCGGGGCGGCGTCGGCTGCCGAGCCCGCCGATACCGTCCGCGCTTCGGTCAAGCGCGCCGAAGCGACCGCGAGCGGTTCGGCGACGTCCGCGACCGGGCTCCACCGCGTGCCGCCGCGCGCGGCCGCGAAGACGATCGACCCGGGGCAGAGCGCGAAGATCGCGATGCCGAGGCCGCGTTCTGCGGCCGCCGGCGAAGCCGGCCGCCCGGCCCGGCGGCCGGCCGCGGTCGCCCCGAACGGGCCAGCGGCGCCCGCCGCCCCCGCGCGGATGTCGACGGCCGCGACGGCTCGCACGCGCTCCGCGCCTGCCGCCTCCGCACGCCCCGCCGCGCCGCAGCAGCCGCCGACGGCGACGTTCACCGGGCGAATACCGGCGCGCATCACGAACGGATCGGGCGCGTCGTCCGGGCCGTCGTCTGCGCCGCTTTCGCCCCGGCCGGCCACGGCGTCGAGCCGTTCCGCTCCGCCGCGCCCGGCCGCCGCGGGCAAGCCCGGCGCCGCGGTCGCGTCGGTGGATGCAGCCCGCGCGGTAAAGACGCTCGAGCCGTTCTTCGTCGGCGCCGGCCTCGAGCCGCTGCCCGTCGACGCCCAGCAGGCCGACGCGATCCTCCGGCGCGCCGGACGGCTCCTTCGCGAGATGGTCGTCGGCATCGCCGAGAGCCTCGAGGTGCGCGCCGAGCAGAAGCGCATGCTGAAGCTGCCGACGACGCCGACCGAGCCGCAGGACGACAATCCGTTGAAGTTTTCCGAGGGCGTCGAGGAGATGCTGCTGAACCTGCTGCTGCTCGACTCGGACGAGTACGTGGCGCCCGTCGATGCGATCCGCAACGTGTTCGCGGACGAGAAGCGGCACCAGCAGCGGCTGCTGAAGGCGCTGCACGAGTCTCTCGAGGTGTTCGTCGCGCGGCTCGCGCCCGAGGAGCTCGAGCAGAAGTTCGTGCGCGGCAAGCCCGGACGCCTGATGAGCGCCGCGAACAAGCTGAAGTACTGGGACTTCTACAAGGACCTGTACGACGTCGTCATGCACCATCCGCCCGGCGAGCTACCGGCGCAGTTCGTCGACGACTTCGCGCACGCGTACGAGCAGACCATCGAGTCCCCGCCCGGGCCCGAGCACGGCGCCGCTCCGAAGGCCCAGGCGAGCTGA